From Fundulus heteroclitus isolate FHET01 chromosome 5, MU-UCD_Fhet_4.1, whole genome shotgun sequence, a single genomic window includes:
- the pmm2 gene encoding phosphomannomutase 2: protein MNKNTTDTSTLCLFDVDGTLTAARQSVTPEMKGFLEKLRTRVRVGVVGGSDLVKIKEQLGDDVIQKADYVFAENGLVAYRNGQLHSVQSIQAHMGEELLQDFINFCLNYMAKIKLPRKRGTFIEFRNGMLNVSPIGRSCSQEERQEFYELDQKEKIREKFVSVLREEFKGKGLTFSIGGQISFDVFPDGWDKRYCLAIVEKDNYSTIHFFGDKTKPGGNDYEIYSDPRTVGHEVSSPTETQRLCEELFFS from the exons ATGAACAAGAACACCACGGACACGAGCACGCTCTGCCTCTTTGATGTTGACGGCACGCTGACGGCCGCGAGACAG AGCGTGACTCCAGAAATGAAAGGCTTCCTGGAGAAGCTGAGGACTCGGGTCCGGGTCGGTGTGGTCGGCGGGTCGGACCTGGTCAAGATCAAGGAGCAGCTGGGAGACGACG TCATCCAGAAAGCAGACTACGTGTTCGCTGAGAACGGCCTGGTGGCCTACAGGAACGGCCAGCTGCACTCGGTCCAG TCCATCCAGGCCCACATGGGAGAGGAGCTGCTGCAAGACTTCATCAACTTCTGCCTCAACTACATGGCCAAGATCAAGCTGCCCAGAAAAAG AGGAACCTTCATCGAATTTCGTAACGGGATGCTGAACGTCTCTCCCATCGGACGCAGCTGCTCACAGGAGGAGCGGCAGGAGTTTTATGAGCTGGATCAG AAAGAGAAGATCAGagagaagtttgtttctgtgcTGAGGGAGGAGTTCAAAGGGAAAGGTCTGACGTTTTCCATCG GAGGCCAGATCAGCTTCGACGTCTTCCCTGACGGCTGGGACAAGCGGTACTGCTTGGCCATCGTAGAGAAGGACAACTACTCCACCATCCACTTCTTTGGAGACAAAACCAAACCT GGAGGAAACGACTACGAGATCTACAGCGACCCGCGGACCGTCGGCCACGAAGTGTCCAGCCCCACAGAGACGCAGCGGCTCTGCGAGGAACTGTTCTTCTCCTGA
- the wdr17 gene encoding WD repeat-containing protein 17 isoform X2 — translation MAKVKQVGLLAAGCQPWNKDVCAASGDRFAYCATLAIYIYQLDQQYNEFKLRSIMSEHKKTITAISWCPDNPDLFASASADNLLIIWNVAEKKAAARLDNTKGVPVSVSWCWNSADGVAFVSQRGPLYIWDHRGSDPGVTVHKEAHSFLSDICLFRWHPTKKGKLVFGHTDGSLSVFQPGSKSQKHVLRPEALEGTDEEDPVSALEWDPLSTDYLLVSNLHNGIRLVDSEGLACITSFCFPSAAASVQCLAWVPSAPGMFITGDSQVGVLRVWNVSRSTPLDSFKLKKTGFHALHVLNSPLAKKAQSSCSPSKSQHTSSTSEAVSPPTLSQNRAFSLPPGQAVCCFMDGGVGLYDMGAKKWDFLRDLGHVETIFDCKFKPDDPNLLATASFDGTIKIWDTNTLTAVYTSPGNEGVVYSLSWAPDLNCIAGATSRNGAFIWDVRKGKIITRFNEHGKNGIFCISWSHKDSKRIATCSGDGFCIIRTIDGKILHKYKHPAAVFGCDWSQNNKDMIATGCEDKNVRVYYLATSSDQPLKVFTGHLAKVFHVRWSPLREGILCSGSDDGTVRIWDYTQDACINVLSGHTAPVRGLMWNTEVPYLLISGSWDYTIRVWDTRDGTCLDTVYDHGADVYGLTCHQSRPFTMASCSRDSTVRLWSLTPLIAPLLLNVLTEQPWDKIVGNTDTAMVPGSPPLLCGKVSRDIKQELDKLSGDVRAKKLRWFSECFSPPGGSSNLWDLVFVINGQDDSLLPASYSKGVMHMKHLVKFKTSEAQELTIVKMSKFGGGIGAPSKEERLKEAAEIHLRLGQIQRYCELMVELGQWEKALSVAPGVSMKYWKKLMQRRADQLMAEDNDDAIPFCVATGDIGKLVSFFTSRGQLLEAVLIAQGACEGNIRSPQSSSVNHTTNDLDSRQQYQSLLHDVCKELAEWYFQDGSSVLAACCHLAVDNIQLAMAGLIRGNELELAACVGLVLGDAANQSTAYCLELLARKYMTSPTWALSADLLQMIPDNHVLLAKLCAFYPGSTAEINQLHHRCGLPPLDECKALAEEAAGEGDLFSAVKFLLLSPEPEEALQRGIDFVKEQLSGSDWTVDGVQPILDLMSYIRTDRLVLTRLTQARSELLILCGYVGALLAIRRNYRSIVPALYEYTSQLLKRREVCVPLKIEQLSVELEAWRANTQPSSSPASESQREEFSCLERRILPAEPAGPVLIGADYVTGSNLPSHSDLHLSCFTGHRIQGPVFLLEDNKSAISLNDALMWAKVNPFSPLGTGVRINPF, via the exons ATGGCCAAGGTGAAGCAGGTGGGCCTCCTGGCGGCGGGCTGCCAGCCCTGGAACAAGGACGTGTGTGCAGCTAGCGGGGACCGCTTCGCCTACTGCGCTACTCTGGCCATCTACATCTACCAG CTGGACCAGCAGTACAATGAATTCAAGCTGAGGTCCATCATGTCGGAGCACAAGAAGACCATCACCGCCATCAGCTGGTGTCCCGACAACCCGGACCTGTTCGCCTCGGCCTCGGCTGACAACCTGCTCATCATCTGGAACGTAGCAGAGAAGAAGGCCGCGGCGAGGCTGGACAACACCAAAG GGGTCCCCGTCTCCGTCAGCTGGTGCTGGAACTCGGCGGACGGAGTGGCGTTCGTCTCCCAGCGAGGTCCGCTCTACATCTGGGACCACCGAGGTTCTGACCCGGGAGTCACGGTGCACAAAGAGGCCCACTCCTTCCTGTCGGACATCTGTCTGTTCCGCTGGCACCCCACCAAGAAAGGCAAGCTGGTGTTCGGGCACACAGACGGGAGCCTGTCGGTGTTCCAGCCAG GGAGTAAAAGCCAGAAGCACGTCCTGCGTCCAGAGGCGCTGGAGGGGACGGACGAAGAGGACCCAGTCAGCGCCCTGGAGTGGGACCCTCTGTCCACCGACTACTTACTGG TGTCTAACCTCCACAACGGCATCCGGCTGGTGGACAGCGAGGGTCTGGCCTGCATCACGTCCTTCTGCTTCCCCTCGGCTGCTGCGTCCGTCCAGTGTCTGGCCTGGGTCCCCTCGGCCCCGGGCATGTTCATCACCGGAG ATTCACAGGTCGGCGTGTTGAGGGTTTGGAACGTGTCTCGGTCCACGCCGCTGGACAGCTTCAAGCTGAAGAAGACAGGATTTCATGCTCTGCACGTCCTCAACTCCCCGCTCGCCAAGAAAG ctcagagCTCCTGTTCTCCCAGTAAAAGCCAGCACACCAGTTCCACCAGCGAGGCGGTCTCCCCCCCGACGCTGTCCCAGAACCGGGCCTTCTCCCTGCCGCCCGGCCAAGCCGTCTGCTGCTTCATGGACGGCGGCGTCGGACTCTACGACATGGGCGCCAAGAAGTGGGATTTCCTGCGAGACTTG GGTCACGTAGAAACCATCTTTGACTGCAAATTTAAACCCGATGACCCCAACCTGCTGGCGACGGCTAGTTTTGATGGAACCATAAAGATCTGGGACACCAACACGCTGACGGCTGTTTATACCTCGCCCGGCAACGAAGGCGTGGTTTACTCGCTGTCCTGGGCTCCAG ACCTGAACTGCATCGCAGGCGCCACGTCTCGTAACGGAGCGTTCATCTGGGACGTCAGGAAAGGGAAGATCATCACCCGCTTCAACGAG CACGGTAAGAACGGCATCTTCTGCATATCCTGGAGCCACAAAGACTCCAAGAGGATCGCCACGTGCAGCGGAGACGGCTTCTG CATCATCCGAACCATCGACGGGAAAATCTTACATAAATACAAACATCCTGCAGCTGTTTTCGGCTGCGACTGGAGCCAGAACAACAA GGACATGATAGCGACCGGCTGCGAGGACAAGAACGTGCGGGTCTACTACCTGGCCACCAGCTCGGACCAGCCTCTGAAGGTCTTCACCGGACACCTGGCCAAGGTGTTCCACGTCCGCTGGTCTCCGCTCAGAGAGGGCATCCTGTGCTCCGGCTCGGACGACGG AACCGTCCGGATCTGGGACTACACCCAGGACGCCTGCATCAACGTGCTGAGCGGCCACACGGCTCCCGTCAGAGGCCTGATGTGGAACACCGAGGTTCCTTACCTCCTGATCTCAG GTTCCTGGGACTACACCATCCGAGTGTGGGACACCAGGGACGGGACGTGTCTGGACACGGTCTACGACCACGGAGCGGacgtctacg gTCTGACGTGCCACCAGAGTCGTCCCTTCACCATggccagctgcagcagagacagcACCGTGCGCCTCTGGTCCCTCACGCCCCTCATCGCTCCTCTGCTGCTCAACGTCCTCACCGAGCAGCCCTGGGACAAGATCGTGGGAAACACGG ACACGGCGATGGTCCCCGGCTCGCCGCCGCTGCTCTGTGGGAAGGTGTCCCGGGACATCAAGCAGGAGCTGGACAAGCTGAGCGGGGACGTCCGGGCCAAGAAGCTGCGCTGGTTCTCTGAGTGCTTCTCT CCTCCAGGGGGCAGCAGCAACCTGTGGGACCTGGTCTTCGTCATCAACGGGCAGGACGACTCCCTGCTGCCTGCCAGCTACAGCAAAGGCGTGATGCACATGAAACACCTGGTCAAGTTCAAGACG TCGGAGGCCCAGGAGCTCACCATCGTCAAGATGTCCAAGTTCGGAGGAGGGATCGGCGCTCCCAGCAAAGAGGAGCGTCTAAAGGAAGCGGCGGAGATCCACCTGAGACTGGGTCAGATCCAGCGGTACTGTGAGCTGATGGTAGAACTGGGCCAG TGGGAGAAGGCCTTATCCGTGGCGCCTGGAGTCTCCATGAAGTACTGGAAGAAGCTCATGCAGAG ACGGGCCGACCAGCTGATGGCCGAGGACAACGACGACGCCATCCCGTTCTGCGTGGCCACCGGAGACATCGGCAAGCTGGTCTCCTTCttcaccagcagggggcagctgCTGGAAGCCGTGCTGATCGCACAG GGAGCGTGCGAAGGCAACATCCGTTCTCCGCAGAGTTCCTCCGTCAACCACACGACCAACGACCTGGACAGCAGGCAGCAGTACCAGAG CCTCCTGCATGACGTCTGTAAGGAGCTGGCAGAGTGGTACTTTCAGGACGGCAGCTCGGTCCTGGCCGCCTGCTGCCACCTGGCCGTCGACAACATCCAG CTGGCCATGGCCGGCCTGATCcgggggaacgagctggagctGGCTGCGTGCGTGGGGCTGGTGCTGGGCGACGCGGCCAATCAGAGCACGGCGTACTGCCTGGAGCTGCTGGCCAGGAAGTACATGACCTCCCCAACATG GGCGCTTTCTGCAGACCTGCTGCAGATGATCCCTGACAACCACGTGTTGCTGGCCAAGCTGTGCGCGTTTTACCCGGGAAGCACCGCAGAAATCAACCAGCTGCACCACAGG TGCGGCCTTCCTCCCCTGGATGAGTGTAAGGCTCTGGCAGAGGAGGCTGCGGGGGAAGGAGACCTCTTCTCTGCCGTGAAGTTCCTCCTTCTCAGCCCTGAACCTGAGGAGGCGCTGCAGAGGGGCATCGACTTCGTTAAAG AGCAGCTGTCCGGATCTGATTGGACGGTGGACGGCGTCCAGCCAATCCTGGATCTGATGAGCTACATCCGCACCGACCGCCTCGTCCTCACCAGGCTGACCCA aGCCCGCAGCGAGCTGCTGATCCTGTGTGGCTACGTGGGCGCGCTGCTCGCCATCAGGAGAAACTACCGCAGCATCGTTCCTGCTCTCTACGAGTACACCAG CCAGCTGCTGAAGAGGAGGGAGGTGTGCGTTCCTCTGAAGATCGAGCAGCTGTCGGTGGAGCTGGAAGCCTGGAGAGCGAACACGCAGCCCAGCAGCAG TCCGgcgtcagagagtcagagagaggaGTTCAGCTGCCTGGAGCGGAGGATcctgccagcagaaccag CCGGCCCGGTTCTGATTGGAGCCGATTACGTGACGGGTTCCAACCTACCGAGCCACTCGGACCTTCACCTGTCCTGCTTCACCGGACACAGAATCCAG GGCCCGGTGTTCCTCCTGGAGGACAACAAGTCGGCCATTTCTCTCAACGACGCTCTGATGTGGGCCAAGGTGAACCCGTTCTCTCCGCTCGGAACCGGAGTCCGGATCAACCCGTTCTGA
- the LOC105918086 gene encoding high mobility group protein B2: MTKDPNKPRGKTSAYAFFVATCREEHKKKHPGTSVNFSEFSKKCSERWKTMSAKEKVKFDEMAKNDKVRYDKEMKTYVPPKGMKKVKKKKDPNAPKRPPSAFFVFCSDHRPRIKAENPGISIGDIAKKLGELWATQGAKDKAPYEAKAAKLKEKYEKDVAAYRAKGGSGKSDAGKKSGPGRPPAKKVKPVEDDDDDEDEDDEEEEEDDDEDDDDE, translated from the exons ATGACGAAGGACCCCAACAAGCCCAGAGGAAAGACCTCTGCCTACGCCTTCTTCGTGGCGACCTGCCGCGAGGAGCACAAGAAGAAGCACCCAGGAACCAGCGTCAACTTCTCCGAGTTCTCCAAGAAGTGCTCAGAGAGATGGAAG ACCATGTCGGCCAAGGAGAAGGTGAAGTTTGACGAGATGGCCAAGAACGACAAGGTCCGCTACGACAAGGAGATGAAGACGTACGTTCCTCCTAAAGGCATGAAGAAggtcaagaagaagaaggaccCCAACGCCCCCAAGAGACCGCC ctctgcTTTCTTCGTCTTCTGCTCCGACCACCGTCCCCGGATCAAGGCGGAGAACCCCGGCATCTCCATTGGCGACATCGCCAAGAAGCTCGGCGAGCTGTGGGCCACGCAGGGCGCCAAAGACAAGGCGCCGTACGAGGCCAAGGCCGCCAAGCTGAAGGAGAAATACGAGAAG GACGTCGCTGCCTACAGAGCCAAGGGGGGCTCAGGGAAGAGCGACGCCGGGAAGAAGAGCGGCCCCGGCCGGCCCCCGGCTAAGAAGGTCAAACCCGTGGAGGATGACGACGATGATGAGGACGAAGAtgacgaggaggaggaagaggacgaTGATGAGGACGATGATGATGAATAA
- the wdr17 gene encoding WD repeat-containing protein 17 isoform X1: MAKVKQVGLLAAGCQPWNKDVCAASGDRFAYCATLAIYIYQLDQQYNEFKLRSIMSEHKKTITAISWCPDNPDLFASASADNLLIIWNVAEKKAAARLDNTKGVPVSVSWCWNSADGVAFVSQRGPLYIWDHRGSDPGVTVHKEAHSFLSDICLFRWHPTKKGKLVFGHTDGSLSVFQPGSKSQKHVLRPEALEGTDEEDPVSALEWDPLSTDYLLVSNLHNGIRLVDSEGLACITSFCFPSAAASVQCLAWVPSAPGMFITGDSQVGVLRVWNVSRSTPLDSFKLKKTGFHALHVLNSPLAKKAQSSCSPSKSQHTSSTSEAVSPPTLSQNRAFSLPPGQAVCCFMDGGVGLYDMGAKKWDFLRDLGHVETIFDCKFKPDDPNLLATASFDGTIKIWDTNTLTAVYTSPGNEGVVYSLSWAPGDLNCIAGATSRNGAFIWDVRKGKIITRFNEHGKNGIFCISWSHKDSKRIATCSGDGFCIIRTIDGKILHKYKHPAAVFGCDWSQNNKDMIATGCEDKNVRVYYLATSSDQPLKVFTGHLAKVFHVRWSPLREGILCSGSDDGTVRIWDYTQDACINVLSGHTAPVRGLMWNTEVPYLLISGSWDYTIRVWDTRDGTCLDTVYDHGADVYGLTCHQSRPFTMASCSRDSTVRLWSLTPLIAPLLLNVLTEQPWDKIVGNTDTAMVPGSPPLLCGKVSRDIKQELDKLSGDVRAKKLRWFSECFSPPGGSSNLWDLVFVINGQDDSLLPASYSKGVMHMKHLVKFKTSEAQELTIVKMSKFGGGIGAPSKEERLKEAAEIHLRLGQIQRYCELMVELGQWEKALSVAPGVSMKYWKKLMQRRADQLMAEDNDDAIPFCVATGDIGKLVSFFTSRGQLLEAVLIAQGACEGNIRSPQSSSVNHTTNDLDSRQQYQSLLHDVCKELAEWYFQDGSSVLAACCHLAVDNIQLAMAGLIRGNELELAACVGLVLGDAANQSTAYCLELLARKYMTSPTWALSADLLQMIPDNHVLLAKLCAFYPGSTAEINQLHHRCGLPPLDECKALAEEAAGEGDLFSAVKFLLLSPEPEEALQRGIDFVKEQLSGSDWTVDGVQPILDLMSYIRTDRLVLTRLTQARSELLILCGYVGALLAIRRNYRSIVPALYEYTSQLLKRREVCVPLKIEQLSVELEAWRANTQPSSSPASESQREEFSCLERRILPAEPAGPVLIGADYVTGSNLPSHSDLHLSCFTGHRIQGPVFLLEDNKSAISLNDALMWAKVNPFSPLGTGVRINPF, translated from the exons ATGGCCAAGGTGAAGCAGGTGGGCCTCCTGGCGGCGGGCTGCCAGCCCTGGAACAAGGACGTGTGTGCAGCTAGCGGGGACCGCTTCGCCTACTGCGCTACTCTGGCCATCTACATCTACCAG CTGGACCAGCAGTACAATGAATTCAAGCTGAGGTCCATCATGTCGGAGCACAAGAAGACCATCACCGCCATCAGCTGGTGTCCCGACAACCCGGACCTGTTCGCCTCGGCCTCGGCTGACAACCTGCTCATCATCTGGAACGTAGCAGAGAAGAAGGCCGCGGCGAGGCTGGACAACACCAAAG GGGTCCCCGTCTCCGTCAGCTGGTGCTGGAACTCGGCGGACGGAGTGGCGTTCGTCTCCCAGCGAGGTCCGCTCTACATCTGGGACCACCGAGGTTCTGACCCGGGAGTCACGGTGCACAAAGAGGCCCACTCCTTCCTGTCGGACATCTGTCTGTTCCGCTGGCACCCCACCAAGAAAGGCAAGCTGGTGTTCGGGCACACAGACGGGAGCCTGTCGGTGTTCCAGCCAG GGAGTAAAAGCCAGAAGCACGTCCTGCGTCCAGAGGCGCTGGAGGGGACGGACGAAGAGGACCCAGTCAGCGCCCTGGAGTGGGACCCTCTGTCCACCGACTACTTACTGG TGTCTAACCTCCACAACGGCATCCGGCTGGTGGACAGCGAGGGTCTGGCCTGCATCACGTCCTTCTGCTTCCCCTCGGCTGCTGCGTCCGTCCAGTGTCTGGCCTGGGTCCCCTCGGCCCCGGGCATGTTCATCACCGGAG ATTCACAGGTCGGCGTGTTGAGGGTTTGGAACGTGTCTCGGTCCACGCCGCTGGACAGCTTCAAGCTGAAGAAGACAGGATTTCATGCTCTGCACGTCCTCAACTCCCCGCTCGCCAAGAAAG ctcagagCTCCTGTTCTCCCAGTAAAAGCCAGCACACCAGTTCCACCAGCGAGGCGGTCTCCCCCCCGACGCTGTCCCAGAACCGGGCCTTCTCCCTGCCGCCCGGCCAAGCCGTCTGCTGCTTCATGGACGGCGGCGTCGGACTCTACGACATGGGCGCCAAGAAGTGGGATTTCCTGCGAGACTTG GGTCACGTAGAAACCATCTTTGACTGCAAATTTAAACCCGATGACCCCAACCTGCTGGCGACGGCTAGTTTTGATGGAACCATAAAGATCTGGGACACCAACACGCTGACGGCTGTTTATACCTCGCCCGGCAACGAAGGCGTGGTTTACTCGCTGTCCTGGGCTCCAG GAGACCTGAACTGCATCGCAGGCGCCACGTCTCGTAACGGAGCGTTCATCTGGGACGTCAGGAAAGGGAAGATCATCACCCGCTTCAACGAG CACGGTAAGAACGGCATCTTCTGCATATCCTGGAGCCACAAAGACTCCAAGAGGATCGCCACGTGCAGCGGAGACGGCTTCTG CATCATCCGAACCATCGACGGGAAAATCTTACATAAATACAAACATCCTGCAGCTGTTTTCGGCTGCGACTGGAGCCAGAACAACAA GGACATGATAGCGACCGGCTGCGAGGACAAGAACGTGCGGGTCTACTACCTGGCCACCAGCTCGGACCAGCCTCTGAAGGTCTTCACCGGACACCTGGCCAAGGTGTTCCACGTCCGCTGGTCTCCGCTCAGAGAGGGCATCCTGTGCTCCGGCTCGGACGACGG AACCGTCCGGATCTGGGACTACACCCAGGACGCCTGCATCAACGTGCTGAGCGGCCACACGGCTCCCGTCAGAGGCCTGATGTGGAACACCGAGGTTCCTTACCTCCTGATCTCAG GTTCCTGGGACTACACCATCCGAGTGTGGGACACCAGGGACGGGACGTGTCTGGACACGGTCTACGACCACGGAGCGGacgtctacg gTCTGACGTGCCACCAGAGTCGTCCCTTCACCATggccagctgcagcagagacagcACCGTGCGCCTCTGGTCCCTCACGCCCCTCATCGCTCCTCTGCTGCTCAACGTCCTCACCGAGCAGCCCTGGGACAAGATCGTGGGAAACACGG ACACGGCGATGGTCCCCGGCTCGCCGCCGCTGCTCTGTGGGAAGGTGTCCCGGGACATCAAGCAGGAGCTGGACAAGCTGAGCGGGGACGTCCGGGCCAAGAAGCTGCGCTGGTTCTCTGAGTGCTTCTCT CCTCCAGGGGGCAGCAGCAACCTGTGGGACCTGGTCTTCGTCATCAACGGGCAGGACGACTCCCTGCTGCCTGCCAGCTACAGCAAAGGCGTGATGCACATGAAACACCTGGTCAAGTTCAAGACG TCGGAGGCCCAGGAGCTCACCATCGTCAAGATGTCCAAGTTCGGAGGAGGGATCGGCGCTCCCAGCAAAGAGGAGCGTCTAAAGGAAGCGGCGGAGATCCACCTGAGACTGGGTCAGATCCAGCGGTACTGTGAGCTGATGGTAGAACTGGGCCAG TGGGAGAAGGCCTTATCCGTGGCGCCTGGAGTCTCCATGAAGTACTGGAAGAAGCTCATGCAGAG ACGGGCCGACCAGCTGATGGCCGAGGACAACGACGACGCCATCCCGTTCTGCGTGGCCACCGGAGACATCGGCAAGCTGGTCTCCTTCttcaccagcagggggcagctgCTGGAAGCCGTGCTGATCGCACAG GGAGCGTGCGAAGGCAACATCCGTTCTCCGCAGAGTTCCTCCGTCAACCACACGACCAACGACCTGGACAGCAGGCAGCAGTACCAGAG CCTCCTGCATGACGTCTGTAAGGAGCTGGCAGAGTGGTACTTTCAGGACGGCAGCTCGGTCCTGGCCGCCTGCTGCCACCTGGCCGTCGACAACATCCAG CTGGCCATGGCCGGCCTGATCcgggggaacgagctggagctGGCTGCGTGCGTGGGGCTGGTGCTGGGCGACGCGGCCAATCAGAGCACGGCGTACTGCCTGGAGCTGCTGGCCAGGAAGTACATGACCTCCCCAACATG GGCGCTTTCTGCAGACCTGCTGCAGATGATCCCTGACAACCACGTGTTGCTGGCCAAGCTGTGCGCGTTTTACCCGGGAAGCACCGCAGAAATCAACCAGCTGCACCACAGG TGCGGCCTTCCTCCCCTGGATGAGTGTAAGGCTCTGGCAGAGGAGGCTGCGGGGGAAGGAGACCTCTTCTCTGCCGTGAAGTTCCTCCTTCTCAGCCCTGAACCTGAGGAGGCGCTGCAGAGGGGCATCGACTTCGTTAAAG AGCAGCTGTCCGGATCTGATTGGACGGTGGACGGCGTCCAGCCAATCCTGGATCTGATGAGCTACATCCGCACCGACCGCCTCGTCCTCACCAGGCTGACCCA aGCCCGCAGCGAGCTGCTGATCCTGTGTGGCTACGTGGGCGCGCTGCTCGCCATCAGGAGAAACTACCGCAGCATCGTTCCTGCTCTCTACGAGTACACCAG CCAGCTGCTGAAGAGGAGGGAGGTGTGCGTTCCTCTGAAGATCGAGCAGCTGTCGGTGGAGCTGGAAGCCTGGAGAGCGAACACGCAGCCCAGCAGCAG TCCGgcgtcagagagtcagagagaggaGTTCAGCTGCCTGGAGCGGAGGATcctgccagcagaaccag CCGGCCCGGTTCTGATTGGAGCCGATTACGTGACGGGTTCCAACCTACCGAGCCACTCGGACCTTCACCTGTCCTGCTTCACCGGACACAGAATCCAG GGCCCGGTGTTCCTCCTGGAGGACAACAAGTCGGCCATTTCTCTCAACGACGCTCTGATGTGGGCCAAGGTGAACCCGTTCTCTCCGCTCGGAACCGGAGTCCGGATCAACCCGTTCTGA